A region of the Clostridiales bacterium genome:
CAGTGAACCATGGCCATGGGAAACAGGTATCTGAAAGGAGGATAGTTTATGTGGCTTTATGAGAAAAAATTAGAGTATCCTGTCCATATTAAAAACAAGGATATAAGGATGGCAAAAAATGTAATAACGCAGTATGGCGGACCGGACGGAGAGCTCAGCGCATCTTTAAGATATCTGACGCAGCGCTATAAAATGCCTACCGGCAAAACAAAGGGGCTCCTTAATGACATAGGGACCGAAGAAATTGCACATGTCGAAATCGTATGCTCCATCGTATACCAGCTTCTAAAGGGCGCTTCCCTAAAGGAATTAAGGGAAGCAGGCCTTGATGGGTATTACTCGCAGCATGACAAGGCAATATTTCCTGTCGACGCAAATGGCATA
Encoded here:
- a CDS encoding manganese catalase family protein; translated protein: MWLYEKKLEYPVHIKNKDIRMAKNVITQYGGPDGELSASLRYLTQRYKMPTGKTKGLLNDIGTEEIAHVEIVCSIVYQLLKGASLKELREAGLDGYYSQHDKAIFPVDANGIPWTASYIQAMGDPVTDLTDDMAAEQKARTTYEHLLVLTDDPDVKDPLKFLWAREVVHYQRFAEALQEVQDMACSKKYI